A window from Macaca nemestrina isolate mMacNem1 chromosome 8, mMacNem.hap1, whole genome shotgun sequence encodes these proteins:
- the LOC105476571 gene encoding triacylglycerol hydrolase DDHD2 isoform X1, giving the protein MSSVQSQQEQLSQSDPSPSSNSCSSFELIDMDAGSLYEPVSPHWFYCKIIDSKETWIPFNSEDSQQLEEAYNSGKDCNGRVVPTDGGRYDVHLGERMRYAVYWDELASEVRRCTWFYKGDKDNKYVPYSESFSQVLEETYMLAVTLDEWKKKLESPNREIIILHNPKLMVHYQPVAGSDDWGSAPTEQGRPRTVKRGVENISVDIHCGEPLQIDHLVFVVHGIGPACDLRFRSIVQCVNDFRSVSLNLLQTHFKKAQENQQIGRVEFLPVNWHSPLHSTGVDVDLQRITLPSINRLRHFTNDTILDVFFYNSPTYCQTIVDTVASEMNRIYTLFLQRNPDFKGGVSIAGHSLGSLILFDILTNQKDSLGDIDSEKDSLNIVMDQGDTPTLEEDLKKLQLSEFFDIFEKEKVDKEALALCTDRDLQEMGIPLGPRKKILNYFSTRKNATGINRPTLQPASGANIPKESEFCSSSNARNGDYLDVGIGQVSVKYPRLIYKPEIFFAFGSPIGMFLTVRGLKRIDPNYRFPTCKGFFNIYHPFDPVAYRIEPMVVPGVEFEPMLIPHHKGRKRMHLELREGLTRMSMDLKNNLLGSLRMAWKSFTRAPYPALQVSEAAEETEAEPESTSEKPSDVNPEETSVADKEEVLPINVGMLNGGQRIDYVLQEKPIESFNEYLFALQSHLCYWESEDTVLLVLKEIYQTQGIFLDQPLQ; this is encoded by the exons ATGTCATCAGTGCAGTCACAACAGGAGCAGTTGTCCCAGTCAGATCCATCCCCATCATCAAACTCATGTAGTTCCTTTGAGCTAATAGACATGGATGCTGGCAGCTTGTATGAACCAGTTTCTCCCCATTGGTTTTATTGTAAGATAATAGATTCTAAGGAGACATGGATTCCTTTCAACTCTGAGGATTCACAGCAGCTGGAGGAGGCATATAACTCTG GAAAAGATTGTAATGGGAGAGTTGTTCCTACTGATGGGGGCAGATATGATGTTCATTTAGGGGAAAGGATGCGGTATGCTGTATACTGGGATGAACTAGCATCGGAAGTGAGACGATGTACATGGTTTTACAAGGGGGACAAAGACAATAAGTATGTTCCCTACTCGGAGAGCTTCAGCCAAGTTTTAGAG gAAACTTACATGCTTGCTGTAACTTtggatgaatggaaaaagaaactggAATCTCCCAAcagagaaattattattttacacaATCCAAAG CTTATGGTGCATTACCAGCCAGTTGCAGGATCTGATGATTGGGGTTCAGCACCCACGGAGCAGGGTCGACCAAGAACTGTGAAGAGAGGAGTTGAGAACATCTCTGTTGACATTCATTGTG gAGAACCTTTACAAATAGATCACTTGGTTTTTGTAGTCCATGGGATTGGACCAGCTTGTGATCTCCGCTTTCGAAGCATTGTACAGTGTG ttaATGATTTTCGCAGTGTTTCCTTGAACTTGCTACAGACACATTTTAAGAAAGCCCAAGAAAATCAGCAGATTGGGAGGGTAGAATTTCTTCCAGTCAATTGGCACAGTCCTTTGCATTCTACTGGTGTGGATGT agATCTGCAGCGAATAACCCTGCCCAGCATTAACCGCCTCAGGCACTTCACCAATGACACAATTCTGGATGTCTTCTTCTACAATAGCCCCACCTACTGTCAGACTATTGTGGACACAGTTGCTTCTGAAATGAACCGAATATACACACTTTTTCTGCAGAGGAACCCTGATTTCAAAGGGGGTGTATCCATTGCTGGTCATAGTTTAG GTTCGCTTATATTGTTTGATATCCTAACaaatcagaaagattctttggGGGATATTGACAGTGAAAAG gaTTCGCTAAATATTGTAATGGATCAAGGAGATACACCTACACTAGAGGAAGATTTGAAGAAACTTCAGCTCTCTGAATTCTTTGATATCTTTGAGAAGGAGAAAGTAGATAAGGAAGCTCTg GCTTTATGTACAGACCGAGATCTTCAGGAAATGGGAATTCCTTTAGGACCAAGAAAGAAGATATTAAACTATTTCAGTACCAGAAAAAACGCAACG ggTATTAATAGACCAACCCTGCAGCCTGCTTCAGGGGCAAACATCCCCAAAGAATCTGAGTTCTGCAGTAGCAGTAATGCTAGAAATGGTGATTATCTGGATGTTGGCATTGGGCAG GTGTCTGTGAAATATCCCCGGCTCATCTATAAACCAGAAATATTCTTTGCCTTTGGATCTCCCATTGGAATGTTCCTTACTGTCCGAGGACTAAAAAGAATTGATCCCAACTACAGATTTCCGACGTGCAAAGGTTTCTTCAATATTTATCACCCT TTTGATCCTGTGGCCTATAGGATTGAACCAATGGTGGTCCCAGGAGTGGAATTTGAGCCAATGCTGATCCCACATCATAAAGGCAGGAAGCGGATGCACTTAG AACTGAGAGAGGGCTTGACCAGAATGAGTATGGACCTTAAGAACAACTTGCTTGGTTCGCTGCGGATGGCCTGGAAGTCTTTTACCAGAGCTCCATACCCTGCCTTACAAGTTTCAGAAGCGGcagaagaaactgaagcagaACCTGAATCAACTTCAGAGAAGCCTAGTG ATGTTAACCCAGAAGAGACCTCTGTGGCAGATAAAGAAGAAGTCCTGCCTATCAATGTGGGGATGCTGAATGGAGGCCAACGCATTGACTATGTGCTACAGGAGAAGCCTATTGAAAGTTTTAATGAGTATTTATTTGCTTTACAAAGCCATCTGTGCTACTG ggAGTCTGAAGACACAGTATTGCTGGTCctcaaagagatctaccaaaccCAGGGTATCTTCCTTGATCAGCCTTTACAGTAA
- the LOC105476571 gene encoding triacylglycerol hydrolase DDHD2 isoform X5: protein MSSVQSQQEQLSQSDPSPSSNSCSSFELIDMDAGSLYEPVSPHWFYCKIIDSKETWIPFNSEDSQQLEEAYNSGKDCNGRVVPTDGGRYDVHLGERMRYAVYWDELASEVRRCTWFYKGDKDNKYVPYSESFSQVLEETYMLAVTLDEWKKKLESPNREIIILHNPKLMVHYQPVAGSDDWGSAPTEQGRPRTVKRGVENISVDIHCGEPLQIDHLVFVVHGIGPACDLRFRSIVQCVNDFRSVSLNLLQTHFKKAQENQQIGRVEFLPVNWHSPLHSTGVDVDLQRITLPSINRLRHFTNDTILDVFFYNSPTYCQTIVDTVASEMNRIYTLFLQRNPDFKGGVSIAGHSLGFAKYCNGSRRYTYTRGRFEETSAL, encoded by the exons ATGTCATCAGTGCAGTCACAACAGGAGCAGTTGTCCCAGTCAGATCCATCCCCATCATCAAACTCATGTAGTTCCTTTGAGCTAATAGACATGGATGCTGGCAGCTTGTATGAACCAGTTTCTCCCCATTGGTTTTATTGTAAGATAATAGATTCTAAGGAGACATGGATTCCTTTCAACTCTGAGGATTCACAGCAGCTGGAGGAGGCATATAACTCTG GAAAAGATTGTAATGGGAGAGTTGTTCCTACTGATGGGGGCAGATATGATGTTCATTTAGGGGAAAGGATGCGGTATGCTGTATACTGGGATGAACTAGCATCGGAAGTGAGACGATGTACATGGTTTTACAAGGGGGACAAAGACAATAAGTATGTTCCCTACTCGGAGAGCTTCAGCCAAGTTTTAGAG gAAACTTACATGCTTGCTGTAACTTtggatgaatggaaaaagaaactggAATCTCCCAAcagagaaattattattttacacaATCCAAAG CTTATGGTGCATTACCAGCCAGTTGCAGGATCTGATGATTGGGGTTCAGCACCCACGGAGCAGGGTCGACCAAGAACTGTGAAGAGAGGAGTTGAGAACATCTCTGTTGACATTCATTGTG gAGAACCTTTACAAATAGATCACTTGGTTTTTGTAGTCCATGGGATTGGACCAGCTTGTGATCTCCGCTTTCGAAGCATTGTACAGTGTG ttaATGATTTTCGCAGTGTTTCCTTGAACTTGCTACAGACACATTTTAAGAAAGCCCAAGAAAATCAGCAGATTGGGAGGGTAGAATTTCTTCCAGTCAATTGGCACAGTCCTTTGCATTCTACTGGTGTGGATGT agATCTGCAGCGAATAACCCTGCCCAGCATTAACCGCCTCAGGCACTTCACCAATGACACAATTCTGGATGTCTTCTTCTACAATAGCCCCACCTACTGTCAGACTATTGTGGACACAGTTGCTTCTGAAATGAACCGAATATACACACTTTTTCTGCAGAGGAACCCTGATTTCAAAGGGGGTGTATCCATTGCTGGTCATAGTTTAG gaTTCGCTAAATATTGTAATGGATCAAGGAGATACACCTACACTAGAGGAAGATTTGAAGAAACTTCAGCTCTCTGA
- the LOC105476571 gene encoding triacylglycerol hydrolase DDHD2 isoform X4, which produces MSSVQSQQEQLSQSDPSPSSNSCSSFELIDMDAGSLYEPVSPHWFYCKIIDSKETWIPFNSEDSQQLEEAYNSGKDCNGRVVPTDGGRYDVHLGERMRYAVYWDELASEVRRCTWFYKGDKDNKYVPYSESFSQVLEETYMLAVTLDEWKKKLESPNREIIILHNPKLMVHYQPVAGSDDWGSAPTEQGRPRTVKRGVENISVDIHCGEPLQIDHLVFVVHGIGPACDLRFRSIVQCVNDFRSVSLNLLQTHFKKAQENQQIGRVEFLPVNWHSPLHSTGVDVDLQRITLPSINRLRHFTNDTILDVFFYNSPTYCQTIVDTVASEMNRIYTLFLQRNPDFKGGVSIAGHSLGSLILFDILTNQKDSLGDIDSEKDSLNIVMDQGDTPTLEEDLKKLQLSEFFDIFEKEKVDKEALGINRPTLQPASGANIPKESEFCSSSNARNGDYLDVGIGQVSVKYPRLIYKPEIFFAFGSPIGMFLTVRGLKRIDPNYRFPTCKGFFNIYHPFDPVAYRIEPMVVPGVEFEPMLIPHHKGRKRMHLELREGLTRMSMDLKNNLLGSLRMAWKSFTRAPYPALQVSEAAEETEAEPESTSEKPSDVNPEETSVADKEEVLPINVGMLNGGQRIDYVLQEKPIESFNEYLFALQSHLCYWESEDTVLLVLKEIYQTQGIFLDQPLQ; this is translated from the exons ATGTCATCAGTGCAGTCACAACAGGAGCAGTTGTCCCAGTCAGATCCATCCCCATCATCAAACTCATGTAGTTCCTTTGAGCTAATAGACATGGATGCTGGCAGCTTGTATGAACCAGTTTCTCCCCATTGGTTTTATTGTAAGATAATAGATTCTAAGGAGACATGGATTCCTTTCAACTCTGAGGATTCACAGCAGCTGGAGGAGGCATATAACTCTG GAAAAGATTGTAATGGGAGAGTTGTTCCTACTGATGGGGGCAGATATGATGTTCATTTAGGGGAAAGGATGCGGTATGCTGTATACTGGGATGAACTAGCATCGGAAGTGAGACGATGTACATGGTTTTACAAGGGGGACAAAGACAATAAGTATGTTCCCTACTCGGAGAGCTTCAGCCAAGTTTTAGAG gAAACTTACATGCTTGCTGTAACTTtggatgaatggaaaaagaaactggAATCTCCCAAcagagaaattattattttacacaATCCAAAG CTTATGGTGCATTACCAGCCAGTTGCAGGATCTGATGATTGGGGTTCAGCACCCACGGAGCAGGGTCGACCAAGAACTGTGAAGAGAGGAGTTGAGAACATCTCTGTTGACATTCATTGTG gAGAACCTTTACAAATAGATCACTTGGTTTTTGTAGTCCATGGGATTGGACCAGCTTGTGATCTCCGCTTTCGAAGCATTGTACAGTGTG ttaATGATTTTCGCAGTGTTTCCTTGAACTTGCTACAGACACATTTTAAGAAAGCCCAAGAAAATCAGCAGATTGGGAGGGTAGAATTTCTTCCAGTCAATTGGCACAGTCCTTTGCATTCTACTGGTGTGGATGT agATCTGCAGCGAATAACCCTGCCCAGCATTAACCGCCTCAGGCACTTCACCAATGACACAATTCTGGATGTCTTCTTCTACAATAGCCCCACCTACTGTCAGACTATTGTGGACACAGTTGCTTCTGAAATGAACCGAATATACACACTTTTTCTGCAGAGGAACCCTGATTTCAAAGGGGGTGTATCCATTGCTGGTCATAGTTTAG GTTCGCTTATATTGTTTGATATCCTAACaaatcagaaagattctttggGGGATATTGACAGTGAAAAG gaTTCGCTAAATATTGTAATGGATCAAGGAGATACACCTACACTAGAGGAAGATTTGAAGAAACTTCAGCTCTCTGAATTCTTTGATATCTTTGAGAAGGAGAAAGTAGATAAGGAAGCTCTg ggTATTAATAGACCAACCCTGCAGCCTGCTTCAGGGGCAAACATCCCCAAAGAATCTGAGTTCTGCAGTAGCAGTAATGCTAGAAATGGTGATTATCTGGATGTTGGCATTGGGCAG GTGTCTGTGAAATATCCCCGGCTCATCTATAAACCAGAAATATTCTTTGCCTTTGGATCTCCCATTGGAATGTTCCTTACTGTCCGAGGACTAAAAAGAATTGATCCCAACTACAGATTTCCGACGTGCAAAGGTTTCTTCAATATTTATCACCCT TTTGATCCTGTGGCCTATAGGATTGAACCAATGGTGGTCCCAGGAGTGGAATTTGAGCCAATGCTGATCCCACATCATAAAGGCAGGAAGCGGATGCACTTAG AACTGAGAGAGGGCTTGACCAGAATGAGTATGGACCTTAAGAACAACTTGCTTGGTTCGCTGCGGATGGCCTGGAAGTCTTTTACCAGAGCTCCATACCCTGCCTTACAAGTTTCAGAAGCGGcagaagaaactgaagcagaACCTGAATCAACTTCAGAGAAGCCTAGTG ATGTTAACCCAGAAGAGACCTCTGTGGCAGATAAAGAAGAAGTCCTGCCTATCAATGTGGGGATGCTGAATGGAGGCCAACGCATTGACTATGTGCTACAGGAGAAGCCTATTGAAAGTTTTAATGAGTATTTATTTGCTTTACAAAGCCATCTGTGCTACTG ggAGTCTGAAGACACAGTATTGCTGGTCctcaaagagatctaccaaaccCAGGGTATCTTCCTTGATCAGCCTTTACAGTAA
- the LOC105476571 gene encoding triacylglycerol hydrolase DDHD2 isoform X2, with product MSSVQSQQEQLSQSDPSPSSNSCSSFELIDMDAGSLYEPVSPHWFYCKIIDSKETWIPFNSEDSQQLEEAYNSGERMRYAVYWDELASEVRRCTWFYKGDKDNKYVPYSESFSQVLEETYMLAVTLDEWKKKLESPNREIIILHNPKLMVHYQPVAGSDDWGSAPTEQGRPRTVKRGVENISVDIHCGEPLQIDHLVFVVHGIGPACDLRFRSIVQCVNDFRSVSLNLLQTHFKKAQENQQIGRVEFLPVNWHSPLHSTGVDVDLQRITLPSINRLRHFTNDTILDVFFYNSPTYCQTIVDTVASEMNRIYTLFLQRNPDFKGGVSIAGHSLGSLILFDILTNQKDSLGDIDSEKDSLNIVMDQGDTPTLEEDLKKLQLSEFFDIFEKEKVDKEALALCTDRDLQEMGIPLGPRKKILNYFSTRKNATGINRPTLQPASGANIPKESEFCSSSNARNGDYLDVGIGQVSVKYPRLIYKPEIFFAFGSPIGMFLTVRGLKRIDPNYRFPTCKGFFNIYHPFDPVAYRIEPMVVPGVEFEPMLIPHHKGRKRMHLELREGLTRMSMDLKNNLLGSLRMAWKSFTRAPYPALQVSEAAEETEAEPESTSEKPSDVNPEETSVADKEEVLPINVGMLNGGQRIDYVLQEKPIESFNEYLFALQSHLCYWESEDTVLLVLKEIYQTQGIFLDQPLQ from the exons ATGTCATCAGTGCAGTCACAACAGGAGCAGTTGTCCCAGTCAGATCCATCCCCATCATCAAACTCATGTAGTTCCTTTGAGCTAATAGACATGGATGCTGGCAGCTTGTATGAACCAGTTTCTCCCCATTGGTTTTATTGTAAGATAATAGATTCTAAGGAGACATGGATTCCTTTCAACTCTGAGGATTCACAGCAGCTGGAGGAGGCATATAACTCTG GGGAAAGGATGCGGTATGCTGTATACTGGGATGAACTAGCATCGGAAGTGAGACGATGTACATGGTTTTACAAGGGGGACAAAGACAATAAGTATGTTCCCTACTCGGAGAGCTTCAGCCAAGTTTTAGAG gAAACTTACATGCTTGCTGTAACTTtggatgaatggaaaaagaaactggAATCTCCCAAcagagaaattattattttacacaATCCAAAG CTTATGGTGCATTACCAGCCAGTTGCAGGATCTGATGATTGGGGTTCAGCACCCACGGAGCAGGGTCGACCAAGAACTGTGAAGAGAGGAGTTGAGAACATCTCTGTTGACATTCATTGTG gAGAACCTTTACAAATAGATCACTTGGTTTTTGTAGTCCATGGGATTGGACCAGCTTGTGATCTCCGCTTTCGAAGCATTGTACAGTGTG ttaATGATTTTCGCAGTGTTTCCTTGAACTTGCTACAGACACATTTTAAGAAAGCCCAAGAAAATCAGCAGATTGGGAGGGTAGAATTTCTTCCAGTCAATTGGCACAGTCCTTTGCATTCTACTGGTGTGGATGT agATCTGCAGCGAATAACCCTGCCCAGCATTAACCGCCTCAGGCACTTCACCAATGACACAATTCTGGATGTCTTCTTCTACAATAGCCCCACCTACTGTCAGACTATTGTGGACACAGTTGCTTCTGAAATGAACCGAATATACACACTTTTTCTGCAGAGGAACCCTGATTTCAAAGGGGGTGTATCCATTGCTGGTCATAGTTTAG GTTCGCTTATATTGTTTGATATCCTAACaaatcagaaagattctttggGGGATATTGACAGTGAAAAG gaTTCGCTAAATATTGTAATGGATCAAGGAGATACACCTACACTAGAGGAAGATTTGAAGAAACTTCAGCTCTCTGAATTCTTTGATATCTTTGAGAAGGAGAAAGTAGATAAGGAAGCTCTg GCTTTATGTACAGACCGAGATCTTCAGGAAATGGGAATTCCTTTAGGACCAAGAAAGAAGATATTAAACTATTTCAGTACCAGAAAAAACGCAACG ggTATTAATAGACCAACCCTGCAGCCTGCTTCAGGGGCAAACATCCCCAAAGAATCTGAGTTCTGCAGTAGCAGTAATGCTAGAAATGGTGATTATCTGGATGTTGGCATTGGGCAG GTGTCTGTGAAATATCCCCGGCTCATCTATAAACCAGAAATATTCTTTGCCTTTGGATCTCCCATTGGAATGTTCCTTACTGTCCGAGGACTAAAAAGAATTGATCCCAACTACAGATTTCCGACGTGCAAAGGTTTCTTCAATATTTATCACCCT TTTGATCCTGTGGCCTATAGGATTGAACCAATGGTGGTCCCAGGAGTGGAATTTGAGCCAATGCTGATCCCACATCATAAAGGCAGGAAGCGGATGCACTTAG AACTGAGAGAGGGCTTGACCAGAATGAGTATGGACCTTAAGAACAACTTGCTTGGTTCGCTGCGGATGGCCTGGAAGTCTTTTACCAGAGCTCCATACCCTGCCTTACAAGTTTCAGAAGCGGcagaagaaactgaagcagaACCTGAATCAACTTCAGAGAAGCCTAGTG ATGTTAACCCAGAAGAGACCTCTGTGGCAGATAAAGAAGAAGTCCTGCCTATCAATGTGGGGATGCTGAATGGAGGCCAACGCATTGACTATGTGCTACAGGAGAAGCCTATTGAAAGTTTTAATGAGTATTTATTTGCTTTACAAAGCCATCTGTGCTACTG ggAGTCTGAAGACACAGTATTGCTGGTCctcaaagagatctaccaaaccCAGGGTATCTTCCTTGATCAGCCTTTACAGTAA
- the LOC105476571 gene encoding triacylglycerol hydrolase DDHD2 isoform X3 produces MSSVQSQQEQLSQSDPSPSSNSCSSFELIDMDAGSLYEPVSPHWFYCKIIDSKETWIPFNSEDSQQLEEAYNSGKDCNGRVVPTDGGRYDVHLGERMRYAVYWDELASEVRRCTWFYKGDKDNKYVPYSESFSQVLEETYMLAVTLDEWKKKLESPNREIIILHNPKLMVHYQPVAGSDDWGSAPTEQGRPRTVKRGVENISVDIHCVNDFRSVSLNLLQTHFKKAQENQQIGRVEFLPVNWHSPLHSTGVDVDLQRITLPSINRLRHFTNDTILDVFFYNSPTYCQTIVDTVASEMNRIYTLFLQRNPDFKGGVSIAGHSLGSLILFDILTNQKDSLGDIDSEKDSLNIVMDQGDTPTLEEDLKKLQLSEFFDIFEKEKVDKEALALCTDRDLQEMGIPLGPRKKILNYFSTRKNATGINRPTLQPASGANIPKESEFCSSSNARNGDYLDVGIGQVSVKYPRLIYKPEIFFAFGSPIGMFLTVRGLKRIDPNYRFPTCKGFFNIYHPFDPVAYRIEPMVVPGVEFEPMLIPHHKGRKRMHLELREGLTRMSMDLKNNLLGSLRMAWKSFTRAPYPALQVSEAAEETEAEPESTSEKPSDVNPEETSVADKEEVLPINVGMLNGGQRIDYVLQEKPIESFNEYLFALQSHLCYWESEDTVLLVLKEIYQTQGIFLDQPLQ; encoded by the exons ATGTCATCAGTGCAGTCACAACAGGAGCAGTTGTCCCAGTCAGATCCATCCCCATCATCAAACTCATGTAGTTCCTTTGAGCTAATAGACATGGATGCTGGCAGCTTGTATGAACCAGTTTCTCCCCATTGGTTTTATTGTAAGATAATAGATTCTAAGGAGACATGGATTCCTTTCAACTCTGAGGATTCACAGCAGCTGGAGGAGGCATATAACTCTG GAAAAGATTGTAATGGGAGAGTTGTTCCTACTGATGGGGGCAGATATGATGTTCATTTAGGGGAAAGGATGCGGTATGCTGTATACTGGGATGAACTAGCATCGGAAGTGAGACGATGTACATGGTTTTACAAGGGGGACAAAGACAATAAGTATGTTCCCTACTCGGAGAGCTTCAGCCAAGTTTTAGAG gAAACTTACATGCTTGCTGTAACTTtggatgaatggaaaaagaaactggAATCTCCCAAcagagaaattattattttacacaATCCAAAG CTTATGGTGCATTACCAGCCAGTTGCAGGATCTGATGATTGGGGTTCAGCACCCACGGAGCAGGGTCGACCAAGAACTGTGAAGAGAGGAGTTGAGAACATCTCTGTTGACATTCATTGTG ttaATGATTTTCGCAGTGTTTCCTTGAACTTGCTACAGACACATTTTAAGAAAGCCCAAGAAAATCAGCAGATTGGGAGGGTAGAATTTCTTCCAGTCAATTGGCACAGTCCTTTGCATTCTACTGGTGTGGATGT agATCTGCAGCGAATAACCCTGCCCAGCATTAACCGCCTCAGGCACTTCACCAATGACACAATTCTGGATGTCTTCTTCTACAATAGCCCCACCTACTGTCAGACTATTGTGGACACAGTTGCTTCTGAAATGAACCGAATATACACACTTTTTCTGCAGAGGAACCCTGATTTCAAAGGGGGTGTATCCATTGCTGGTCATAGTTTAG GTTCGCTTATATTGTTTGATATCCTAACaaatcagaaagattctttggGGGATATTGACAGTGAAAAG gaTTCGCTAAATATTGTAATGGATCAAGGAGATACACCTACACTAGAGGAAGATTTGAAGAAACTTCAGCTCTCTGAATTCTTTGATATCTTTGAGAAGGAGAAAGTAGATAAGGAAGCTCTg GCTTTATGTACAGACCGAGATCTTCAGGAAATGGGAATTCCTTTAGGACCAAGAAAGAAGATATTAAACTATTTCAGTACCAGAAAAAACGCAACG ggTATTAATAGACCAACCCTGCAGCCTGCTTCAGGGGCAAACATCCCCAAAGAATCTGAGTTCTGCAGTAGCAGTAATGCTAGAAATGGTGATTATCTGGATGTTGGCATTGGGCAG GTGTCTGTGAAATATCCCCGGCTCATCTATAAACCAGAAATATTCTTTGCCTTTGGATCTCCCATTGGAATGTTCCTTACTGTCCGAGGACTAAAAAGAATTGATCCCAACTACAGATTTCCGACGTGCAAAGGTTTCTTCAATATTTATCACCCT TTTGATCCTGTGGCCTATAGGATTGAACCAATGGTGGTCCCAGGAGTGGAATTTGAGCCAATGCTGATCCCACATCATAAAGGCAGGAAGCGGATGCACTTAG AACTGAGAGAGGGCTTGACCAGAATGAGTATGGACCTTAAGAACAACTTGCTTGGTTCGCTGCGGATGGCCTGGAAGTCTTTTACCAGAGCTCCATACCCTGCCTTACAAGTTTCAGAAGCGGcagaagaaactgaagcagaACCTGAATCAACTTCAGAGAAGCCTAGTG ATGTTAACCCAGAAGAGACCTCTGTGGCAGATAAAGAAGAAGTCCTGCCTATCAATGTGGGGATGCTGAATGGAGGCCAACGCATTGACTATGTGCTACAGGAGAAGCCTATTGAAAGTTTTAATGAGTATTTATTTGCTTTACAAAGCCATCTGTGCTACTG ggAGTCTGAAGACACAGTATTGCTGGTCctcaaagagatctaccaaaccCAGGGTATCTTCCTTGATCAGCCTTTACAGTAA